One window of Chamaesiphon minutus PCC 6605 genomic DNA carries:
- a CDS encoding GxxExxY protein produces MSEIVNQESSYKHSDLTGKIIGCAMEVHGYIGNGFQEVIYQRALALEMQERGLSFQREYRMQIYYKGVHIGTRRVDFFVEGKVMLELKAVSQLEDVHLAQAINYLEASGIEIGLLINFGSRSLQFKRVMKPK; encoded by the coding sequence ATGAGTGAAATTGTTAATCAGGAGTCATCCTATAAGCACTCGGATCTTACTGGCAAGATTATTGGCTGTGCAATGGAAGTGCATGGCTATATAGGCAATGGTTTTCAGGAAGTAATTTATCAACGTGCCCTAGCTCTGGAAATGCAGGAGCGAGGACTGAGTTTTCAGCGCGAGTATCGAATGCAGATCTACTATAAAGGCGTGCATATTGGCACTAGGCGAGTCGATTTTTTTGTGGAGGGTAAGGTGATGTTAGAACTCAAAGCTGTTAGTCAGCTAGAAGATGTTCACCTAGCTCAAGCAATTAACTATTTGGAAGCCTCAGGCATAGAAATTGGGTTACTGATTAACTTTGGCAGTCGTAGTTTGCAGTTCAAGCGAGTAATGAAGCCCAAATGA
- a CDS encoding FGGY-family carbohydrate kinase, with amino-acid sequence MIVSLGIDFGTSGARLVAIDTDRNVLWRGTSDLLSKGWRETLFAMIQAIPIAIKSQVKRIAIDGTSSTVLLCDREGRSIGAPILYHDRRGETVLELVKSIAPAGHSVISATSSLAKLLWLLRQPEAIEIVPTAGEVYFLHQADWLAYHLHGKLGISDYHNALKLGYDVEALRYPDWLERQPYSPLLPQVVKPGMPVGTVLPQVATELGLATDCIVCAGTTDSIAAFIASGMEEPGVAVTSLGSTLVIKLLSQTRVEDVNFGIYSHRLGDLWLVGGASNTGGAVLRHFFSDAELVSLSQEIDPNRSSNLDYYPLLTPGDRFPINDPHLAPRLTPRPERAVDFLHGLLEGIASIEARGYQLLAQLGATPLTAIYTAGGGAQNPIWTKIRQRYIPVPISISPQQEAAYGTALLAQRELPRG; translated from the coding sequence ATGATAGTCTCCCTCGGCATAGATTTTGGCACATCTGGAGCTAGATTAGTAGCGATCGATACTGATCGTAATGTGCTTTGGCGGGGAACTAGCGATTTACTAAGCAAAGGGTGGCGAGAGACTTTATTTGCAATGATTCAGGCCATCCCAATTGCGATTAAATCTCAGGTCAAACGCATTGCGATCGATGGGACTTCTTCGACGGTACTATTGTGCGATCGTGAGGGTCGATCGATCGGCGCACCAATTTTATATCACGATCGCCGCGGAGAAACAGTATTAGAACTGGTTAAATCGATCGCCCCAGCCGGACATTCAGTTATTAGCGCAACCTCTAGTCTAGCGAAATTATTGTGGTTGCTGCGACAACCCGAGGCGATCGAGATCGTGCCGACTGCTGGAGAGGTCTACTTTTTGCATCAAGCAGATTGGTTGGCTTACCATCTGCATGGCAAATTGGGCATCAGCGACTATCACAATGCCCTGAAACTCGGCTATGATGTCGAAGCCTTACGTTACCCCGATTGGCTAGAACGGCAGCCCTACAGCCCGTTATTGCCGCAAGTAGTCAAGCCGGGGATGCCAGTTGGGACGGTATTACCTCAAGTTGCCACAGAGTTGGGTTTAGCGACTGATTGTATCGTCTGTGCTGGTACTACCGACAGTATTGCCGCATTTATCGCTAGCGGCATGGAGGAGCCGGGTGTTGCCGTCACATCGCTGGGATCGACATTGGTTATCAAACTCCTGAGCCAGACGCGCGTCGAGGATGTCAACTTTGGGATCTATAGTCACCGCCTAGGGGATCTGTGGTTGGTGGGTGGCGCATCAAATACTGGCGGTGCGGTACTACGGCATTTTTTTAGCGATGCCGAGTTGGTTAGCCTCAGCCAAGAAATCGATCCCAATCGCTCCAGCAATCTGGATTATTATCCCTTGTTAACTCCAGGCGATCGCTTTCCCATTAACGATCCTCATTTAGCACCGCGACTGACACCGCGCCCAGAGCGAGCGGTTGATTTTTTGCATGGTTTATTAGAAGGGATCGCCAGCATTGAAGCACGCGGCTACCAACTATTAGCCCAATTAGGAGCCACACCCCTGACGGCAATCTATACTGCTGGCGGTGGAGCACAAAATCCCATCTGGACAAAGATCCGTCAGCGATATATTCCCGTACCGATCTCGATTTCTCCGCAGCAGGAGGCGGCATATGGTACGGCACTGTTGGCGCAAAGAGAGCTACCAAGGGGGTAG
- a CDS encoding DUF1997 domain-containing protein: protein MPVTTLEKNSEKQSSIVMNPELEQRDLVSIDTNQLQPFCFSYRFTDAMLMGADIRTVETYLDAHQGWFTRCAHPMTASQLGKNGYALTIGKFNSFGYAVEPKIGLELLPQDSGVYRIKTLAIPDYNPPGYEVSFNAQMRLIEVVSDERSSTKIDWDLDLKVLIQFPKFIYKLPTGVIQGTGDKLLKQIVNRVSRQLTHKVQQDFHGSFGLQIPKK from the coding sequence ATGCCAGTAACAACACTAGAAAAAAACAGCGAAAAACAGAGTTCGATCGTGATGAATCCTGAGTTAGAACAGCGAGATCTGGTGTCCATCGATACGAATCAACTCCAGCCGTTTTGTTTTAGCTATCGGTTTACGGATGCTATGTTGATGGGGGCAGACATTCGGACGGTAGAGACATACTTGGATGCTCACCAGGGCTGGTTTACGCGTTGTGCTCATCCAATGACAGCTAGCCAACTTGGGAAAAATGGTTATGCACTGACGATCGGTAAGTTTAATTCGTTCGGCTATGCCGTCGAACCCAAGATCGGACTGGAATTATTACCGCAGGATAGCGGGGTATATCGCATCAAAACCCTCGCCATCCCTGATTATAATCCGCCAGGTTATGAGGTGAGTTTCAATGCCCAAATGCGGCTGATAGAGGTGGTAAGTGACGAACGATCGAGCACAAAGATCGACTGGGATCTCGACTTGAAAGTGCTCATTCAGTTTCCTAAATTTATTTACAAGTTACCGACAGGTGTCATTCAAGGTACTGGCGATAAACTCCTAAAACAAATTGTCAATCGCGTTTCGCGGCAATTGACTCACAAGGTGCAGCAAGATTTTCATGGGAGTTTTGGTTTACAGATTCCTAAAAAGTAA
- the rimP gene encoding ribosome maturation factor RimP — protein MAHPLIPQITDLANPIAADLGLELVAVVFHTHERPPSLRVDIRNLVADTGLQDCERMSRALEAALDAKELIPFAYALEVSSPGTSRQLTTDREFNAFAGFAVEVTTDRAWDGKTEWQGQLIRRDDTKIYLSLKGRTVEIPREVVAKVYLHDK, from the coding sequence ATGGCTCATCCCCTCATTCCCCAAATTACCGACCTCGCTAACCCAATCGCCGCAGACTTGGGACTAGAATTAGTTGCAGTTGTCTTTCATACTCACGAACGCCCCCCCTCGCTGCGGGTAGATATTCGCAATCTAGTTGCCGATACCGGATTACAAGACTGCGAGCGCATGAGTCGTGCATTAGAAGCGGCATTAGATGCCAAAGAGCTGATTCCGTTTGCTTACGCGTTGGAGGTTTCTAGCCCTGGGACGAGCAGACAACTGACGACAGATCGAGAGTTTAATGCTTTTGCTGGCTTCGCAGTCGAAGTTACTACCGATCGGGCTTGGGATGGCAAAACCGAGTGGCAAGGACAATTGATTCGTCGCGACGATACCAAGATCTACCTGAGTCTTAAAGGTAGAACGGTTGAAATTCCGAGGGAAGTAGTCGCTAAAGTCTATTTACACGATAAATAA
- a CDS encoding YlxR family protein: protein MNLSGEGKVLKDWRRCICCRKVAHKNEFWRVVKAHPDNLITIDLGKTVIQGRSAYLCPTASCLQIAQKKNRIGKSLKAKISEEIYQQLESIAID, encoded by the coding sequence TTGAATTTGAGTGGCGAGGGTAAAGTGCTAAAAGATTGGCGGCGGTGTATATGTTGTCGGAAAGTCGCTCATAAAAATGAGTTTTGGCGCGTAGTAAAAGCTCACCCTGACAATCTAATTACGATCGATTTAGGTAAGACAGTCATTCAAGGACGCTCGGCTTATTTGTGTCCGACAGCTAGTTGTTTGCAAATAGCTCAGAAAAAAAACCGGATCGGTAAATCGCTCAAGGCAAAAATTAGTGAGGAGATTTACCAACAATTAGAATCGATCGCAATAGACTGA
- the nusA gene encoding transcription termination factor NusA: MSKAKDPKKSNVSLPQLRNMIEEISKDRNLPSSAVQTALREALLKGYERYRRSQHLDRMDFEEDHFDNFDVFLNLDEEAFQVVATKTIVEEVTDEDKEISLNDVKNSLQQEESAEELSEEKLQELIGDSVILDVTPDREDFGRMAAIQAKQVLAQKLRDQQRKIIQEEFEQFEGTALLGKVLRFERQSVILSVSSSFGQPDVEAELPQKEQLPNDNYRIGRTFKVFLKKVREGSQRGPQLLVSRGAAGLVVELFANEVPEIEEELVRIVAVAREASPPSRHVGPRTKIAVDTLEGDVDPVGACIGARGSRIQVVVNELQGEKIDVIRWSPDPSTYISNALSPARIDEVRLVNPEGRQAHVLVPEDQLSLAIGKEGQNVRLAARLTGWKIDIKDVNKYDPVAAMAEVESQRQADSEYQSRYQPDYQDAGYAEDNY; encoded by the coding sequence ATGTCAAAAGCTAAAGACCCGAAAAAAAGTAATGTTAGTTTACCTCAACTCAGAAATATGATTGAGGAAATCAGTAAAGATCGCAACCTACCCAGCTCTGCGGTACAAACTGCCTTGCGCGAAGCTTTGCTCAAAGGCTACGAACGCTATCGGCGATCGCAACATTTAGATCGGATGGATTTTGAAGAAGATCATTTCGATAACTTTGATGTATTTCTCAATCTTGATGAAGAGGCTTTTCAGGTCGTTGCAACTAAAACGATCGTTGAAGAAGTCACTGATGAAGATAAAGAGATTTCGCTTAATGATGTCAAAAATAGTTTGCAGCAAGAAGAATCTGCCGAAGAACTCAGCGAGGAAAAGCTGCAAGAACTGATTGGCGACTCGGTGATACTTGATGTAACACCCGATCGCGAGGATTTCGGGCGGATGGCAGCAATTCAAGCCAAACAAGTACTCGCCCAAAAATTGCGCGACCAACAACGGAAAATCATTCAAGAAGAATTCGAGCAATTTGAAGGTACCGCGCTGCTGGGCAAAGTGCTAAGATTCGAGCGTCAATCGGTAATTTTATCTGTCAGTAGTAGTTTCGGTCAGCCAGATGTCGAAGCCGAACTACCGCAAAAAGAACAACTGCCCAACGATAATTACCGGATCGGTCGCACCTTTAAAGTCTTCCTCAAAAAAGTTCGCGAAGGCTCCCAACGCGGCCCCCAACTACTGGTTTCTCGCGGTGCCGCTGGATTGGTGGTCGAACTATTTGCCAACGAAGTCCCCGAAATCGAAGAAGAACTAGTCAGAATCGTCGCTGTGGCGCGAGAAGCCAGTCCACCCTCCCGTCACGTCGGCCCCCGTACCAAGATCGCTGTCGATACCTTGGAAGGCGATGTAGACCCCGTAGGCGCGTGTATTGGCGCGCGCGGTTCGCGCATTCAGGTAGTCGTCAACGAACTTCAAGGCGAGAAGATCGATGTGATTCGCTGGTCGCCAGATCCCTCGACCTATATTTCTAATGCCTTGAGTCCCGCGCGGATCGATGAGGTGCGATTGGTAAATCCCGAAGGTCGTCAGGCACATGTCTTGGTACCCGAAGATCAATTGAGTCTGGCGATCGGGAAAGAAGGCCAAAATGTCCGATTGGCAGCGCGGTTGACTGGTTGGAAAATTGACATCAAAGATGTGAATAAGTACGATCCCGTGGCGGCGATGGCAGAGGTTGAGTCGCAACGCCAAGCTGACTCAGAGTATCAATCGCGCTATCAACCCGATTATCAAGATGCTGGCTACGCAGAAGATAATTATTAA
- a CDS encoding P-II family nitrogen regulator, translated as MKKIVAIIRPFKLDEVKIALVNAGIVGMTVSEVRGFGRQKGQTERYRGSEYTVEFLQKLKVEVVIEDAQVDMVVDKIIAAARTGEIGDGKIFVSPIEQVVRIRTGEKNVEAV; from the coding sequence TTGAAAAAGATCGTAGCAATTATTCGCCCCTTCAAGCTTGATGAAGTAAAAATTGCTCTCGTCAATGCTGGAATAGTGGGAATGACAGTCTCTGAAGTGAGAGGATTTGGGAGACAAAAGGGTCAAACCGAACGCTATCGCGGATCGGAATATACCGTGGAGTTTCTCCAAAAGCTCAAAGTCGAAGTTGTCATCGAAGATGCACAGGTTGATATGGTAGTAGACAAGATCATTGCTGCTGCTCGGACTGGCGAAATCGGTGATGGTAAAATTTTTGTTAGCCCGATCGAGCAAGTCGTGCGGATTCGGACTGGCGAAAAAAATGTTGAAGCGGTGTAA
- a CDS encoding histidine phosphatase family protein, whose protein sequence is MTLNLYFLRHGQTASSRGNLFCGSIDPGLTTDGEEMAQVFAAAYATTPWESIYCSPKERAILTAEPLADKLGMKLQIRDGLQEINYGAWEGKDVAAVDAEYHDDYLRWLADPGWNPPTGGESAMAIAARALAVVEEISQQHTTGNVLVVSHKATIRILLCSLLGIDAGRFRYRLGMPVCSISIVEFGKHGPLLKVLADRAHLTDRLRDLPGT, encoded by the coding sequence ATGACTCTAAATCTTTACTTCCTCCGTCACGGACAAACAGCTTCTAGTCGCGGTAATTTATTTTGTGGCTCGATCGATCCTGGCTTGACTACCGATGGCGAAGAAATGGCACAGGTATTTGCAGCAGCTTATGCCACTACGCCTTGGGAATCGATCTATTGCAGTCCCAAAGAACGGGCAATTTTAACAGCAGAACCACTCGCAGACAAATTAGGTATGAAGCTGCAAATCCGCGACGGACTACAAGAGATTAATTATGGGGCATGGGAAGGTAAAGATGTCGCGGCTGTCGATGCGGAGTATCATGACGATTATCTCCGATGGTTGGCCGATCCGGGCTGGAATCCACCCACGGGTGGCGAATCCGCCATGGCGATCGCCGCACGCGCACTCGCGGTAGTCGAGGAAATCAGTCAGCAGCACACGACGGGGAATGTTTTGGTCGTATCCCACAAAGCCACGATTCGGATCCTGCTGTGCAGCCTGCTAGGTATCGATGCGGGGCGATTTCGGTATCGGCTGGGGATGCCAGTGTGCAGCATCAGTATCGTTGAGTTTGGCAAACACGGCCCATTGTTGAAAGTACTGGCCGATCGCGCTCATTTGACCGATCGCTTGCGGGATCTTCCCGGTACTTAA
- a CDS encoding glycoside hydrolase family protein, whose product MDILKPSRVKPIAIAIGCLVSLCLLLLVLRHPSRRQSQSPTFDTTRHPPLVMKGGNPYIRALMRTIAASEASDRQPYSVIYGGSHAKTLDRHPEKCIRIVSGPNINNCSTAAGRYQMINTTWFRMAKKYHPQPDCLLFFFQCTYSFEPEYQDAVVHAWLSDESAWNMNIPQLLKDGKLEEVRKRLSSTWTSLGYGIETNSITPKLAGIYQRLVKEESGL is encoded by the coding sequence ATGGATATCCTCAAACCCAGCCGTGTTAAACCGATCGCAATTGCGATCGGTTGTCTAGTTTCGCTCTGCTTGTTGCTATTAGTATTGCGCCACCCATCCCGGCGTCAGAGCCAAAGTCCCACCTTCGATACTACGCGCCATCCACCCTTGGTGATGAAAGGTGGCAACCCCTACATTCGCGCCTTAATGCGGACAATTGCCGCTAGCGAAGCCAGCGATCGACAACCCTATTCGGTAATATATGGTGGCAGTCATGCCAAAACTCTCGATCGTCATCCCGAAAAGTGCATTCGGATCGTTAGTGGGCCGAATATCAATAATTGTTCTACAGCAGCGGGACGCTATCAAATGATTAATACAACTTGGTTTAGAATGGCCAAGAAATATCATCCTCAACCCGATTGCTTGCTCTTCTTTTTTCAGTGTACTTATAGTTTCGAGCCAGAGTATCAAGATGCAGTAGTTCACGCTTGGCTCAGCGACGAAAGTGCCTGGAATATGAATATTCCGCAGTTATTAAAAGATGGCAAGTTGGAGGAGGTTAGAAAGCGGTTGTCTAGCACCTGGACGAGCTTGGGTTATGGGATTGAAACTAATAGCATCACGCCTAAATTGGCGGGTATTTATCAGAGGTTAGTGAAGGAGGAATCGGGACTATGA
- a CDS encoding GNAT family N-acetyltransferase has protein sequence MKARIAIATSISEINNCFPVMKELRSHLEIADFVERVERQQQLFNYQLAYLQVDEIVRAVAGFRISESLAWDKFMYVDDLVSSSDNRSQGYGAELFNWLLEYARAENCQQLNLDSGVQRFAAHRFYLRQRMEISSHHFTLHL, from the coding sequence ATGAAAGCTCGAATTGCGATCGCCACATCGATCTCAGAAATTAACAACTGTTTTCCTGTGATGAAAGAGCTACGTTCTCATTTAGAAATTGCTGATTTTGTGGAGCGAGTCGAACGCCAGCAACAATTGTTTAATTACCAGCTTGCCTACCTGCAAGTCGATGAAATAGTGCGCGCAGTGGCTGGATTTAGAATCTCTGAATCGTTAGCATGGGATAAGTTTATGTATGTAGACGATCTGGTGAGTAGCTCCGATAATCGATCGCAAGGCTATGGGGCGGAATTGTTTAATTGGCTGTTAGAATACGCTCGTGCCGAAAATTGTCAGCAACTGAATTTAGATTCGGGAGTCCAAAGATTTGCCGCGCATCGCTTTTATCTACGTCAGCGGATGGAAATTTCTAGTCATCACTTTACGCTGCACTTATGA
- a CDS encoding SDR family oxidoreductase — MKAFVAGATGETGRRIVRELVSRQIPVRAMVRDLATARTILPAEAELVVGDVLNLESINTALGDSTVILCATGAKPSFDPTGPYQVDFEGTKNLVNAAKSHNIEQFVFVSSLCVSKFFHPLNLFWLILWWKQQAEQYLKNSGLNYTIVRPGGLKNDDNPNPVIMSGADTLFDGSIPRQKVAQVCVESLTNPQARNKVLEVVSAPTAVAKSWEELFASV; from the coding sequence ATGAAGGCATTTGTAGCAGGCGCGACAGGAGAAACCGGACGCAGAATCGTGCGGGAGTTAGTGAGTCGGCAGATTCCCGTGCGGGCAATGGTGCGGGATCTCGCCACGGCACGAACTATTTTACCAGCGGAGGCTGAACTGGTTGTCGGCGACGTTCTCAATCTGGAAAGTATCAATACCGCACTCGGTGACAGTACGGTAATTCTCTGTGCCACTGGAGCCAAACCCAGTTTCGATCCAACTGGTCCGTATCAGGTCGATTTTGAAGGCACCAAAAATCTGGTAAACGCCGCCAAATCTCACAATATCGAGCAGTTTGTGTTTGTCTCGTCGCTGTGCGTGTCGAAGTTTTTCCATCCTCTCAATCTGTTTTGGTTGATCTTGTGGTGGAAACAACAAGCCGAACAGTATCTCAAAAATAGTGGACTCAACTACACGATCGTGCGTCCGGGAGGACTCAAAAATGATGATAATCCTAACCCTGTAATTATGTCAGGAGCGGATACCCTCTTTGATGGTAGTATACCCAGACAAAAGGTGGCTCAGGTGTGCGTTGAGTCACTCACCAACCCCCAAGCCCGAAATAAAGTTTTAGAAGTCGTCAGCGCGCCTACAGCAGTAGCCAAAAGTTGGGAAGAGCTATTCGCCAGCGTGTAG